The Bos javanicus breed banteng chromosome 18, ARS-OSU_banteng_1.0, whole genome shotgun sequence genome has a segment encoding these proteins:
- the VPS9D1 gene encoding VPS9 domain-containing protein 1 isoform X3, whose translation MRLFESSVTPTSAPSAPGAERAARRRGGAAGSGPGLPEVGPCWYRLFRWSWARAEPGPAHVAFRAWSRPPRPSAATTASPAGAMAAAAGDGSVKPLQCAMKLANGAIELDTGNRPREAYTEYLRSIHYISQVLLEEVEATKEAGETVTSDTSKMLKLAEQCLERAQSTAAKLGKTCLRPAMPVAAPVPSPASRHRRVYSDEGGKLSPFLPPEIFQKLQVVESQSSKKELTPLEEASLQNQKLKAAYEARMARLDPSQAMQKTSLTLSLQRQMMENLVIAKAREDTLQRKMEERRLRLQEAANKRFCSQVALTPEEREQRAVYAAILEYEQDHDWPKLWKAKLKRSPGDLSLVTSLVSHLLSVPDHPISQLLKKLQCAVYRALYPIVSKGAAPSCCSLPPDADGLLAPGSRRLRPSQSLYCMPSPLEPSPAPKPPDGPCASPPRPGSPAGPPSPQLLGKDSSFEDLEQFLATPESRGRGPGERPEPQTPGVRKEPVLEQLKGTVQDIHDAIDRLLSLTLLAFEGLNTAASKDRCLACIEEPFFSPLWPLLLAIYRWGPAPEVHLGATLRGRLPFPASGVLGSQAVPCPPSRILGVAGSPSRVSVRPGAGVFGPLNLASLHPRNVHRLREAALSRSMELYRNAPPAAIGVPTRLLPQDPEAAGAGPYPYCAAAQELGLLVLESCPQKKLECIVRALRVICACAEDYYRAREAALQPGIAAIGADDLLPILSFVALKSGLPQLVSECAALEEFIHERYLIGEEGYCLTSLQSALSYVELLPRRALGK comes from the exons ATGAGGTTATTTGAGAGCTCCGTCACCCCTACCTCCGCCCCTTCGGCCCCGGGAGCAGAGCGCGCAGCGCGCCGGCGGGGCGGGGCTGCCGGAAGTGGGCCCGGGCTGCCGGAAGTGGGCCCTTGCTGGTACCGCCTTTTCCGATGGTCCTGGGCTCGGGCGGAACCTGGTCCTGCACACGTTGCGTTCCGGGCCTGGAGCCGGCCGCCCCGCCCCTCGGCCGCCACCACCGCCTCCCCCGCCGGCGCCATGGCCGCTGCGGCCGGAGACGGCTCTGTGAAGCCACTGCAATGCGCCATGAAGCTAGCCAACGGGGCCATCGAGCTGGACACCGGCAACCGGCCCCGG GAGGCATATACAGAATACCTGAGGAGCATCCACTACATCTCCCAGGTGTTGCTGGAAGAAGTGGAGGCCACTAAAG AAGCTGGGGAAACTGTGACCTCTGATACCTCAAAGATGCTGAAGCTGGCCGAGCAGTGTCTGGAGAGGGCCCAGTCAACAGCTGCCAAGCTTG GGAAAACATGCCTGAGGCCAGCCATGCCTGTGGCTGCACCCGTGCCCTCCCCTGCTAGTCGACACCGCCGGGTATACTCAGATGAGGGAGGGAAGCTCTCTCCGTTCCTGCCACCTGAGATCTTCCAGAAGCTTCAGGTCGTGGAGTCACAAAGCTCTAAGAA GGAGCTGACACCCCTGGAAGAGGCCTCCCTGCAGAATCAGAAGCTGAAGGCTGCCTATGAGGCCCGGATGGCCCGGCTGGACCCCAGCCAGGCCATGCAGAAGACATCCCTG ACCCTGTCCCTGCAGCGCCAGATGATGGAGAACCTGGTGATCGCTAAGGCCCGGGAGGACACA CTGCAGAGGAAGATGGAAGAGCGCCGGCTGCGGCTCCAGGAGGCCGCCAACAA GAGGTTCTGCAGCCAGGTTGCCCTGACCCCCGAGGAGCGGGAGCAGCGGGCCGTCTATGCTGCCATCCTGGAGTATGAGCAAGACCAT GACTGGCCAAAGCTCTGGAAGGCCAAGCTCAAGAGGAGCCCAGGGGACCTGTCCCTGGTGACCAGTCTGGTCTCCCACCTGCTCAG CGTTCCCGACCACCCCATCTCCCAGCTCCTGAAGAAGCTCCAGTGCGCGGTGTACCGGGCGCTGTACCCCATCGTGAGCAAGGGCGCCGCCCCCAGCTGCTGTTCCCTGCCCCCCGATGCCGACGGGCTGCTGGCTCCTGGAAGCCGGCGGCTCCGGCCTTCTCAGAGCCTCTACTGCATGCCTTCCCCGCTGGAGCCCAGCCCGGCCCCAAAGCCCCCAGACGGCCCTTGCGCCAGCCCACCCCGCCCCGGCAGCCCCGCAGGGCCTCCCTCACCCCAGCTGCTGGGCAAGGACAGCTCATTCGAGGACCTAGAACAGTTCTTGGCTACTCCTGAGAGCAGGGGCCGGGGCCCTGGGGAGCGGCCTGAGCCCCAGACCCCAGGGGTGAGGAAGGAGCCTGTGCTGGAGCAGCTGAAGGGCACCGTGCAGGACATACACGATGCCATCG ACAGGCTGCTCTCGCTCACCCTCCTGGCTTTTGAAGGCCTAAACACGGCCGCCTCCAAGGACCGCTGCCTGGCCTGCATCGAGGAGCCGTTCTTCTCCCCACTGTGGCCCCTGCTGCTGGCCATCTACAGGTGGGGCCCTGCCCCCGAGGTCCACCTGGGTGCTACTCTCCGCGGACGCCTTCCCTTCCCGGCCTCAGGTGTTTTGGGTTCGCAGGCGGTGCCATGCCCACCGTCCAGGATTCTGGGTGTGGCCGGCTCCCCCAGCCGGGTCTCAGTCCGCCCCGGGGCCGGGGTCTTTGGGCCGCTGAACCTGGCCTCTCTCCACCCCAGGAATGTTCACCGCCTGCGGGAGGCGGCCTTGAGCCGGAGCATGGAGCTGTACAGGAATGCGCCCCCGGCAGCCATCGGcgtccccaccaggctcctcccgcAGGACCCCGAGGCCGCGGGAGCGGGCCCCTACCCCTACTGCGCCGCAGCCCAGGAGCTGGGGCTGCTGGTTCTGGAGAGCTGCCCCCAGAAGAAGCTGGAGTGCATTG TTCGGGCCTTGCGGGTCATCTGTGCCTGTGCGGAGGATTACTACCGGGCCCGGGAGGCTGCGTTGCAGCCTGGCATCGCCGCTAT TGGTGCTGATGACTTGCTGCCCATCCTGTCCTTTGTGGCGCTGAAGAGTGGCCTCCCTCAGTTGGTGTCGGAGTGTGCAGCCCTGGAGGAGTTCATCCATGAGAG GTACCTGATTGGAGAGGAGGGCTACTGCCTGACATCCCTGCAGAGCGCCCTGAGCTATGTGGAGCTGCTGCCCCGGCGGGCCCTGGGCAAGTAG
- the VPS9D1 gene encoding VPS9 domain-containing protein 1 isoform X7, with amino-acid sequence MRLFESSVTPTSAPSAPGAERAARRRGGAAGSGPGLPEVGPCWYRLFRWSWARAEPGPAHVAFRAWSRPPRPSAATTASPAGAMAAAAGDGSVKPLQCAMKLANGAIELDTGNRPREAYTEYLRSIHYISQVLLEEVEATKAGETVTSDTSKMLKLAEQCLERAQSTAAKLGKTCLRPAMPVAAPVPSPASRHRRVYSDEGGKLSPFLPPEIFQKLQVVESQSSKKELTPLEEASLQNQKLKAAYEARMARLDPSQAMQKTSLTLSLQRQMMENLVIAKAREDTLQRKMEERRLRLQEAANKRFCSQVALTPEEREQRAVYAAILEYEQDHDWPKLWKAKLKRSPGDLSLVTSLVSHLLSVPDHPISQLLKKLQCAVYRALYPIVSKGAAPSCCSLPPDADGLLAPGSRRLRPSQSLYCMPSPLEPSPAPKPPDGPCASPPRPGSPAGPPSPQLLGKDSSFEDLEQFLATPESRGRGPGERPEPQTPGVRKEPVLEQLKGTVQDIHDAIDRLLSLTLLAFEGLNTAASKDRCLACIEEPFFSPLWPLLLAIYRNVHRLREAALSRSMELYRNAPPAAIGVPTRLLPQDPEAAGAGPYPYCAAAQELGLLVLESCPQKKLECIVRALRVICACAEDYYRAREAALQPGIAAIGADDLLPILSFVALKSGLPQLVSECAALEEFIHERYLIGEEGYCLTSLQSALSYVELLPRRALGK; translated from the exons ATGAGGTTATTTGAGAGCTCCGTCACCCCTACCTCCGCCCCTTCGGCCCCGGGAGCAGAGCGCGCAGCGCGCCGGCGGGGCGGGGCTGCCGGAAGTGGGCCCGGGCTGCCGGAAGTGGGCCCTTGCTGGTACCGCCTTTTCCGATGGTCCTGGGCTCGGGCGGAACCTGGTCCTGCACACGTTGCGTTCCGGGCCTGGAGCCGGCCGCCCCGCCCCTCGGCCGCCACCACCGCCTCCCCCGCCGGCGCCATGGCCGCTGCGGCCGGAGACGGCTCTGTGAAGCCACTGCAATGCGCCATGAAGCTAGCCAACGGGGCCATCGAGCTGGACACCGGCAACCGGCCCCGG GAGGCATATACAGAATACCTGAGGAGCATCCACTACATCTCCCAGGTGTTGCTGGAAGAAGTGGAGGCCACTAAAG CTGGGGAAACTGTGACCTCTGATACCTCAAAGATGCTGAAGCTGGCCGAGCAGTGTCTGGAGAGGGCCCAGTCAACAGCTGCCAAGCTTG GGAAAACATGCCTGAGGCCAGCCATGCCTGTGGCTGCACCCGTGCCCTCCCCTGCTAGTCGACACCGCCGGGTATACTCAGATGAGGGAGGGAAGCTCTCTCCGTTCCTGCCACCTGAGATCTTCCAGAAGCTTCAGGTCGTGGAGTCACAAAGCTCTAAGAA GGAGCTGACACCCCTGGAAGAGGCCTCCCTGCAGAATCAGAAGCTGAAGGCTGCCTATGAGGCCCGGATGGCCCGGCTGGACCCCAGCCAGGCCATGCAGAAGACATCCCTG ACCCTGTCCCTGCAGCGCCAGATGATGGAGAACCTGGTGATCGCTAAGGCCCGGGAGGACACA CTGCAGAGGAAGATGGAAGAGCGCCGGCTGCGGCTCCAGGAGGCCGCCAACAA GAGGTTCTGCAGCCAGGTTGCCCTGACCCCCGAGGAGCGGGAGCAGCGGGCCGTCTATGCTGCCATCCTGGAGTATGAGCAAGACCAT GACTGGCCAAAGCTCTGGAAGGCCAAGCTCAAGAGGAGCCCAGGGGACCTGTCCCTGGTGACCAGTCTGGTCTCCCACCTGCTCAG CGTTCCCGACCACCCCATCTCCCAGCTCCTGAAGAAGCTCCAGTGCGCGGTGTACCGGGCGCTGTACCCCATCGTGAGCAAGGGCGCCGCCCCCAGCTGCTGTTCCCTGCCCCCCGATGCCGACGGGCTGCTGGCTCCTGGAAGCCGGCGGCTCCGGCCTTCTCAGAGCCTCTACTGCATGCCTTCCCCGCTGGAGCCCAGCCCGGCCCCAAAGCCCCCAGACGGCCCTTGCGCCAGCCCACCCCGCCCCGGCAGCCCCGCAGGGCCTCCCTCACCCCAGCTGCTGGGCAAGGACAGCTCATTCGAGGACCTAGAACAGTTCTTGGCTACTCCTGAGAGCAGGGGCCGGGGCCCTGGGGAGCGGCCTGAGCCCCAGACCCCAGGGGTGAGGAAGGAGCCTGTGCTGGAGCAGCTGAAGGGCACCGTGCAGGACATACACGATGCCATCG ACAGGCTGCTCTCGCTCACCCTCCTGGCTTTTGAAGGCCTAAACACGGCCGCCTCCAAGGACCGCTGCCTGGCCTGCATCGAGGAGCCGTTCTTCTCCCCACTGTGGCCCCTGCTGCTGGCCATCTACAG GAATGTTCACCGCCTGCGGGAGGCGGCCTTGAGCCGGAGCATGGAGCTGTACAGGAATGCGCCCCCGGCAGCCATCGGcgtccccaccaggctcctcccgcAGGACCCCGAGGCCGCGGGAGCGGGCCCCTACCCCTACTGCGCCGCAGCCCAGGAGCTGGGGCTGCTGGTTCTGGAGAGCTGCCCCCAGAAGAAGCTGGAGTGCATTG TTCGGGCCTTGCGGGTCATCTGTGCCTGTGCGGAGGATTACTACCGGGCCCGGGAGGCTGCGTTGCAGCCTGGCATCGCCGCTAT TGGTGCTGATGACTTGCTGCCCATCCTGTCCTTTGTGGCGCTGAAGAGTGGCCTCCCTCAGTTGGTGTCGGAGTGTGCAGCCCTGGAGGAGTTCATCCATGAGAG GTACCTGATTGGAGAGGAGGGCTACTGCCTGACATCCCTGCAGAGCGCCCTGAGCTATGTGGAGCTGCTGCCCCGGCGGGCCCTGGGCAAGTAG
- the VPS9D1 gene encoding VPS9 domain-containing protein 1 isoform X6, with protein sequence MRLFESSVTPTSAPSAPGAERAARRRGGAAGSGPGLPEVGPCWYRLFRWSWARAEPGPAHVAFRAWSRPPRPSAATTASPAGAMAAAAGDGSVKPLQCAMKLANGAIELDTGNRPREAYTEYLRSIHYISQVLLEEVEATKEAGETVTSDTSKMLKLAEQCLERAQSTAAKLGKTCLRPAMPVAAPVPSPASRHRRVYSDEGGKLSPFLPPEIFQKLQVVESQSSKKELTPLEEASLQNQKLKAAYEARMARLDPSQAMQKTSLTLSLQRQMMENLVIAKAREDTLQRKMEERRLRLQEAANKRFCSQVALTPEEREQRAVYAAILEYEQDHDWPKLWKAKLKRSPGDLSLVTSLVSHLLSVPDHPISQLLKKLQCAVYRALYPIVSKGAAPSCCSLPPDADGLLAPGSRRLRPSQSLYCMPSPLEPSPAPKPPDGPCASPPRPGSPAGPPSPQLLGKDSSFEDLEQFLATPESRGRGPGERPEPQTPGVRKEPVLEQLKGTVQDIHDAIDRLLSLTLLAFEGLNTAASKDRCLACIEEPFFSPLWPLLLAIYRNVHRLREAALSRSMELYRNAPPAAIGVPTRLLPQDPEAAGAGPYPYCAAAQELGLLVLESCPQKKLECIVRALRVICACAEDYYRAREAALQPGIAAIGADDLLPILSFVALKSGLPQLVSECAALEEFIHERYLIGEEGYCLTSLQSALSYVELLPRRALGK encoded by the exons ATGAGGTTATTTGAGAGCTCCGTCACCCCTACCTCCGCCCCTTCGGCCCCGGGAGCAGAGCGCGCAGCGCGCCGGCGGGGCGGGGCTGCCGGAAGTGGGCCCGGGCTGCCGGAAGTGGGCCCTTGCTGGTACCGCCTTTTCCGATGGTCCTGGGCTCGGGCGGAACCTGGTCCTGCACACGTTGCGTTCCGGGCCTGGAGCCGGCCGCCCCGCCCCTCGGCCGCCACCACCGCCTCCCCCGCCGGCGCCATGGCCGCTGCGGCCGGAGACGGCTCTGTGAAGCCACTGCAATGCGCCATGAAGCTAGCCAACGGGGCCATCGAGCTGGACACCGGCAACCGGCCCCGG GAGGCATATACAGAATACCTGAGGAGCATCCACTACATCTCCCAGGTGTTGCTGGAAGAAGTGGAGGCCACTAAAG AAGCTGGGGAAACTGTGACCTCTGATACCTCAAAGATGCTGAAGCTGGCCGAGCAGTGTCTGGAGAGGGCCCAGTCAACAGCTGCCAAGCTTG GGAAAACATGCCTGAGGCCAGCCATGCCTGTGGCTGCACCCGTGCCCTCCCCTGCTAGTCGACACCGCCGGGTATACTCAGATGAGGGAGGGAAGCTCTCTCCGTTCCTGCCACCTGAGATCTTCCAGAAGCTTCAGGTCGTGGAGTCACAAAGCTCTAAGAA GGAGCTGACACCCCTGGAAGAGGCCTCCCTGCAGAATCAGAAGCTGAAGGCTGCCTATGAGGCCCGGATGGCCCGGCTGGACCCCAGCCAGGCCATGCAGAAGACATCCCTG ACCCTGTCCCTGCAGCGCCAGATGATGGAGAACCTGGTGATCGCTAAGGCCCGGGAGGACACA CTGCAGAGGAAGATGGAAGAGCGCCGGCTGCGGCTCCAGGAGGCCGCCAACAA GAGGTTCTGCAGCCAGGTTGCCCTGACCCCCGAGGAGCGGGAGCAGCGGGCCGTCTATGCTGCCATCCTGGAGTATGAGCAAGACCAT GACTGGCCAAAGCTCTGGAAGGCCAAGCTCAAGAGGAGCCCAGGGGACCTGTCCCTGGTGACCAGTCTGGTCTCCCACCTGCTCAG CGTTCCCGACCACCCCATCTCCCAGCTCCTGAAGAAGCTCCAGTGCGCGGTGTACCGGGCGCTGTACCCCATCGTGAGCAAGGGCGCCGCCCCCAGCTGCTGTTCCCTGCCCCCCGATGCCGACGGGCTGCTGGCTCCTGGAAGCCGGCGGCTCCGGCCTTCTCAGAGCCTCTACTGCATGCCTTCCCCGCTGGAGCCCAGCCCGGCCCCAAAGCCCCCAGACGGCCCTTGCGCCAGCCCACCCCGCCCCGGCAGCCCCGCAGGGCCTCCCTCACCCCAGCTGCTGGGCAAGGACAGCTCATTCGAGGACCTAGAACAGTTCTTGGCTACTCCTGAGAGCAGGGGCCGGGGCCCTGGGGAGCGGCCTGAGCCCCAGACCCCAGGGGTGAGGAAGGAGCCTGTGCTGGAGCAGCTGAAGGGCACCGTGCAGGACATACACGATGCCATCG ACAGGCTGCTCTCGCTCACCCTCCTGGCTTTTGAAGGCCTAAACACGGCCGCCTCCAAGGACCGCTGCCTGGCCTGCATCGAGGAGCCGTTCTTCTCCCCACTGTGGCCCCTGCTGCTGGCCATCTACAG GAATGTTCACCGCCTGCGGGAGGCGGCCTTGAGCCGGAGCATGGAGCTGTACAGGAATGCGCCCCCGGCAGCCATCGGcgtccccaccaggctcctcccgcAGGACCCCGAGGCCGCGGGAGCGGGCCCCTACCCCTACTGCGCCGCAGCCCAGGAGCTGGGGCTGCTGGTTCTGGAGAGCTGCCCCCAGAAGAAGCTGGAGTGCATTG TTCGGGCCTTGCGGGTCATCTGTGCCTGTGCGGAGGATTACTACCGGGCCCGGGAGGCTGCGTTGCAGCCTGGCATCGCCGCTAT TGGTGCTGATGACTTGCTGCCCATCCTGTCCTTTGTGGCGCTGAAGAGTGGCCTCCCTCAGTTGGTGTCGGAGTGTGCAGCCCTGGAGGAGTTCATCCATGAGAG GTACCTGATTGGAGAGGAGGGCTACTGCCTGACATCCCTGCAGAGCGCCCTGAGCTATGTGGAGCTGCTGCCCCGGCGGGCCCTGGGCAAGTAG
- the VPS9D1 gene encoding VPS9 domain-containing protein 1 isoform X4: MRLFESSVTPTSAPSAPGAERAARRRGGAAGSGPGLPEVGPCWYRLFRWSWARAEPGPAHVAFRAWSRPPRPSAATTASPAGAMAAAAGDGSVKPLQCAMKLANGAIELDTGNRPREAYTEYLRSIHYISQVLLEEVEATKGKTCLRPAMPVAAPVPSPASRHRRVYSDEGGKLSPFLPPEIFQKLQVVESQSSKKELTPLEEASLQNQKLKAAYEARMARLDPSQAMQKTSLTLSLQRQMMENLVIAKAREDTLQRKMEERRLRLQEAANKRFCSQVALTPEEREQRAVYAAILEYEQDHDWPKLWKAKLKRSPGDLSLVTSLVSHLLSVPDHPISQLLKKLQCAVYRALYPIVSKGAAPSCCSLPPDADGLLAPGSRRLRPSQSLYCMPSPLEPSPAPKPPDGPCASPPRPGSPAGPPSPQLLGKDSSFEDLEQFLATPESRGRGPGERPEPQTPGVRKEPVLEQLKGTVQDIHDAIDRLLSLTLLAFEGLNTAASKDRCLACIEEPFFSPLWPLLLAIYRWGPAPEVHLGATLRGRLPFPASGVLGSQAVPCPPSRILGVAGSPSRVSVRPGAGVFGPLNLASLHPRNVHRLREAALSRSMELYRNAPPAAIGVPTRLLPQDPEAAGAGPYPYCAAAQELGLLVLESCPQKKLECIGEGAVWEGRAVSRPTGHPESAPLSHSLVPSGGEESLGTKAVLVLPCLVLHGVGVRRCPGPVWDAVPTPSPEAWLLRLSSGLAGHLCLCGGLLPGPGGCVAAWHRRYWC; encoded by the exons ATGAGGTTATTTGAGAGCTCCGTCACCCCTACCTCCGCCCCTTCGGCCCCGGGAGCAGAGCGCGCAGCGCGCCGGCGGGGCGGGGCTGCCGGAAGTGGGCCCGGGCTGCCGGAAGTGGGCCCTTGCTGGTACCGCCTTTTCCGATGGTCCTGGGCTCGGGCGGAACCTGGTCCTGCACACGTTGCGTTCCGGGCCTGGAGCCGGCCGCCCCGCCCCTCGGCCGCCACCACCGCCTCCCCCGCCGGCGCCATGGCCGCTGCGGCCGGAGACGGCTCTGTGAAGCCACTGCAATGCGCCATGAAGCTAGCCAACGGGGCCATCGAGCTGGACACCGGCAACCGGCCCCGG GAGGCATATACAGAATACCTGAGGAGCATCCACTACATCTCCCAGGTGTTGCTGGAAGAAGTGGAGGCCACTAAAG GGAAAACATGCCTGAGGCCAGCCATGCCTGTGGCTGCACCCGTGCCCTCCCCTGCTAGTCGACACCGCCGGGTATACTCAGATGAGGGAGGGAAGCTCTCTCCGTTCCTGCCACCTGAGATCTTCCAGAAGCTTCAGGTCGTGGAGTCACAAAGCTCTAAGAA GGAGCTGACACCCCTGGAAGAGGCCTCCCTGCAGAATCAGAAGCTGAAGGCTGCCTATGAGGCCCGGATGGCCCGGCTGGACCCCAGCCAGGCCATGCAGAAGACATCCCTG ACCCTGTCCCTGCAGCGCCAGATGATGGAGAACCTGGTGATCGCTAAGGCCCGGGAGGACACA CTGCAGAGGAAGATGGAAGAGCGCCGGCTGCGGCTCCAGGAGGCCGCCAACAA GAGGTTCTGCAGCCAGGTTGCCCTGACCCCCGAGGAGCGGGAGCAGCGGGCCGTCTATGCTGCCATCCTGGAGTATGAGCAAGACCAT GACTGGCCAAAGCTCTGGAAGGCCAAGCTCAAGAGGAGCCCAGGGGACCTGTCCCTGGTGACCAGTCTGGTCTCCCACCTGCTCAG CGTTCCCGACCACCCCATCTCCCAGCTCCTGAAGAAGCTCCAGTGCGCGGTGTACCGGGCGCTGTACCCCATCGTGAGCAAGGGCGCCGCCCCCAGCTGCTGTTCCCTGCCCCCCGATGCCGACGGGCTGCTGGCTCCTGGAAGCCGGCGGCTCCGGCCTTCTCAGAGCCTCTACTGCATGCCTTCCCCGCTGGAGCCCAGCCCGGCCCCAAAGCCCCCAGACGGCCCTTGCGCCAGCCCACCCCGCCCCGGCAGCCCCGCAGGGCCTCCCTCACCCCAGCTGCTGGGCAAGGACAGCTCATTCGAGGACCTAGAACAGTTCTTGGCTACTCCTGAGAGCAGGGGCCGGGGCCCTGGGGAGCGGCCTGAGCCCCAGACCCCAGGGGTGAGGAAGGAGCCTGTGCTGGAGCAGCTGAAGGGCACCGTGCAGGACATACACGATGCCATCG ACAGGCTGCTCTCGCTCACCCTCCTGGCTTTTGAAGGCCTAAACACGGCCGCCTCCAAGGACCGCTGCCTGGCCTGCATCGAGGAGCCGTTCTTCTCCCCACTGTGGCCCCTGCTGCTGGCCATCTACAGGTGGGGCCCTGCCCCCGAGGTCCACCTGGGTGCTACTCTCCGCGGACGCCTTCCCTTCCCGGCCTCAGGTGTTTTGGGTTCGCAGGCGGTGCCATGCCCACCGTCCAGGATTCTGGGTGTGGCCGGCTCCCCCAGCCGGGTCTCAGTCCGCCCCGGGGCCGGGGTCTTTGGGCCGCTGAACCTGGCCTCTCTCCACCCCAGGAATGTTCACCGCCTGCGGGAGGCGGCCTTGAGCCGGAGCATGGAGCTGTACAGGAATGCGCCCCCGGCAGCCATCGGcgtccccaccaggctcctcccgcAGGACCCCGAGGCCGCGGGAGCGGGCCCCTACCCCTACTGCGCCGCAGCCCAGGAGCTGGGGCTGCTGGTTCTGGAGAGCTGCCCCCAGAAGAAGCTGGAGTGCATTGGTGAGGGGGCGGTTTGGGAAGGGAGAGCAGTGTCCCGTCCCACGGGGCACCCTGAGTCCGCACCTCTGAGCCACAGCCTGGTCCCATCTGGTGGGGAGGAGTCCCTTGGGACAAAAGCGGTGCTCGTCCTGCCCTGCCTGGTCCTGCATGGGGTCGGGGTGCGGCGGTGCCCCGGGCCGGTTTGGGACGCcgtccccaccccctcacccgaAGCCTGGCTTCTGCGCCTCAGTTCGGGCCTTGCGGGTCATCTGTGCCTGTGCGGAGGATTACTACCGGGCCCGGGAGGCTGCGTTGCAGCCTGGCATCGCCGCTAT TGGTGCTGA